The Actinomadura sp. WMMB 499 genome includes a window with the following:
- a CDS encoding DUF3291 domain-containing protein, whose translation MTDDHRAAAAVPARTEPPRHHLAQFNVATLLRPLDDPGTAEFVALLDPVNALADAAPGFVWRLVEEGRPDATGMRPAGDDVIVNFSVWESADALWEFVYRSPHLETMRRRREWFRRHVEAHLVLWWIPAGHVPTVEEAMERLALLRTRGPSPRAFTFASSFTAEEAGLAPV comes from the coding sequence ATGACCGACGATCACCGCGCCGCCGCCGCCGTCCCTGCCCGGACCGAGCCGCCGCGCCATCACCTCGCCCAGTTCAACGTGGCGACGCTGCTCCGCCCCCTGGACGATCCGGGGACGGCGGAGTTCGTGGCGCTGCTGGACCCCGTGAACGCCCTCGCCGACGCCGCTCCCGGGTTCGTGTGGCGGCTGGTGGAGGAGGGGCGGCCGGACGCCACGGGGATGCGCCCGGCCGGCGACGACGTGATCGTCAACTTCTCGGTGTGGGAGTCGGCGGACGCGCTGTGGGAGTTCGTCTACCGGTCCCCGCACCTGGAGACGATGCGGCGGCGCCGCGAATGGTTCCGGCGGCATGTCGAGGCGCATCTGGTGCTGTGGTGGATCCCCGCCGGGCACGTGCCGACGGTGGAGGAGGCGATGGAGCGGCTGGCGCTGCTGCGCACGCGGGGCCCGTCGCCGCGCGCGTTCACGTTCGCGTCGTCCTTCACCGCCGAGGAGGCCGGGCTCGCACCGGTGTGA